A portion of the Nitratidesulfovibrio termitidis HI1 genome contains these proteins:
- a CDS encoding response regulator, with protein sequence MTAEVPRTVLIIEDSNVQSKIIRKQIQALTQFDTLIAHSIQEAEALLRDHGQQIFIAVIDLNLPDAPDGEAVDLCLAWKVPSIVLTATFNDEIRRRFIERRVVDYFFKGSIQDMDPMVASLERVFKNQFITALVVDDSRTQRAQIKKLLEVQRFRVLEAGDGVEALAVFEQNPHTRLVITDYQMPNMDGIELVRELRGRHKMDRVAIIGVSSVGSGPLTAQFLKNGSNDFLTKPFEVEEFYWRVNHNMDVLDMICDLKSCMESLETH encoded by the coding sequence ATGACCGCAGAAGTGCCGCGTACGGTGCTGATCATCGAGGACAGCAACGTGCAGTCCAAGATCATCCGCAAGCAGATCCAGGCGCTTACCCAGTTCGACACACTCATTGCCCACAGCATACAGGAAGCCGAGGCCCTGCTGCGCGACCACGGGCAGCAGATATTCATCGCCGTCATCGACCTGAACCTGCCCGATGCCCCCGACGGCGAGGCCGTGGACCTGTGCCTGGCCTGGAAGGTGCCGTCCATCGTGCTGACGGCCACCTTCAACGACGAAATCCGTCGCCGGTTCATCGAACGGCGGGTGGTGGACTATTTCTTCAAGGGGTCCATCCAGGACATGGACCCCATGGTGGCCAGCCTGGAGCGGGTGTTCAAGAACCAGTTCATCACCGCGCTGGTGGTGGACGATTCGCGCACCCAGCGCGCCCAGATAAAGAAACTGCTGGAAGTGCAGCGCTTTCGCGTGCTGGAAGCCGGGGACGGCGTGGAGGCGCTGGCCGTGTTCGAACAGAACCCCCATACCCGCCTGGTGATCACCGACTACCAGATGCCCAACATGGACGGCATCGAACTGGTGCGCGAACTGCGTGGCCGCCACAAGATGGACCGCGTGGCCATCATCGGGGTGTCCTCGGTGGGGTCCGGCCCGCTTACCGCCCAGTTTCTCAAGAACGGTTCCAACGATTTTCTCACCAAGCCCTTCGAGGTCGAGGAGTTCTACTGGCGCGTCAACCACAACATGGACGTGCTGGACATGATCTGCGACCTGAAGTCGTGCATGGAGTCGCTGGAAACGCACTGA
- a CDS encoding MBL fold metallo-hydrolase yields the protein MPTELFTGEGGRAASMWDFLFVPKDRLKPDHPLPVLATDLRGLAGHDGSVVWLGHSSLFLRIGGSTILIDPVFGSYAAPFFFMNRAFAGDYPYSAHAMPEVDCLIISHDHWDHLNHATLTALRPRVKAVVCPLGVGAILEEWGFDPAIIHEADWDESVQTGRNLTVHVLPARHFSGRWFSRNKTLWAGFMIEAAGRRVFYSGDSGYGPHFAQIGEKFGPVDLAIMENGQYDPSWKNIHMMPEEAVQGAMDLRARALLPVHSGRFCISNHAWDAPYERITAASVEKPFRLLTPRIGEVIDMDNESQLFGSWWKAAKQGDGRA from the coding sequence TTGCCCACCGAACTCTTCACCGGCGAAGGGGGACGGGCGGCCTCCATGTGGGACTTCCTGTTCGTACCCAAGGACCGGCTGAAACCGGATCACCCCCTGCCCGTGCTCGCCACGGACCTGAGGGGACTGGCGGGGCATGACGGGTCCGTTGTCTGGCTGGGGCACTCGTCGCTATTCCTGCGCATTGGCGGCAGCACCATTCTGATCGACCCGGTGTTCGGCTCCTATGCCGCTCCGTTCTTTTTCATGAACAGGGCCTTTGCCGGAGACTACCCGTACTCCGCCCATGCGATGCCCGAGGTCGACTGCCTGATCATCTCCCACGACCACTGGGACCACCTGAACCATGCGACGCTGACCGCCCTGCGGCCCAGGGTGAAGGCCGTCGTCTGTCCGCTGGGCGTCGGCGCCATTCTGGAGGAATGGGGCTTCGATCCGGCCATCATCCACGAGGCCGACTGGGACGAGAGCGTGCAAACAGGGCGTAACCTTACCGTCCATGTCCTGCCGGCACGGCACTTTTCCGGTCGCTGGTTCAGCCGCAACAAGACGCTCTGGGCAGGCTTCATGATCGAAGCGGCGGGGCGCAGGGTGTTCTACAGCGGAGACAGCGGGTACGGTCCCCATTTTGCGCAGATTGGCGAGAAATTTGGCCCGGTGGATCTGGCCATCATGGAAAACGGGCAATACGACCCAAGCTGGAAGAACATTCACATGATGCCGGAAGAAGCCGTCCAGGGGGCCATGGACCTTCGCGCACGGGCTCTTCTGCCGGTCCACTCCGGGCGGTTCTGCATATCCAACCATGCCTGGGATGCACCCTACGAAAGGATCACCGCCGCAAGCGTCGAAAAACCCTTCAGACTGCTGACGCCGCGCATCGGTGAGGTAATCGACATGGACAACGAGTCGCAACTGTTCGGTTCATGGTGGAAGGCCGCAAAACAGGGCGATGGCCGCGCATAG
- a CDS encoding DNA polymerase III subunit delta' — MANDITTAPKRGRAAAAAAEAPPVPQDPREAVAPLLAPRHQRTVGHLHALAASPPQVVLAEGGTAPERMALALYWAALLNCEAPDGTPGDASAGARPCLSCPSCLRMAGGGHRDLIVLDGNKPSAEEGSFSIENVRALRGLLGEPPREGRRRVVVLVDAHTRVEAANGLLKSLEEPRPTTCFVLLAPQRERLLPTLVSRSFVLTLAWPTDAAPPPPAVRDWLDALVEFIQTGGGWMARTSRKGDLDAPLAAAVVLHCQRALSDVLAGRAADPLGRLLAERMDLARLRRCDEALAAAQEALSLSPSPVNPALVMDWLATRMFLGVR; from the coding sequence ATGGCCAACGACATCACCACTGCCCCCAAGCGAGGCCGCGCCGCTGCCGCTGCGGCAGAAGCCCCGCCTGTTCCGCAAGATCCGCGCGAGGCCGTGGCCCCGCTGCTGGCCCCCCGGCATCAGCGCACCGTGGGCCATCTGCACGCGCTGGCCGCATCGCCGCCGCAGGTGGTGCTGGCAGAGGGCGGCACCGCGCCGGAACGCATGGCCCTGGCCCTGTACTGGGCGGCGCTGCTGAATTGCGAGGCTCCAGACGGCACCCCGGGCGATGCCTCCGCTGGCGCCCGCCCCTGCCTGTCCTGCCCGTCGTGCCTGCGCATGGCCGGGGGCGGCCACCGCGACCTCATCGTGCTGGACGGCAACAAGCCCAGCGCCGAGGAAGGTTCCTTTTCCATAGAGAACGTGCGCGCGCTGCGCGGCCTTTTGGGCGAACCCCCGCGCGAGGGCCGCAGGCGCGTGGTGGTGCTGGTGGATGCCCACACCCGCGTGGAGGCGGCCAACGGCCTGCTGAAGTCGCTGGAGGAACCCCGCCCCACCACCTGCTTCGTGCTGCTGGCCCCCCAGCGCGAACGGTTGTTGCCCACCCTGGTGTCGCGCAGTTTCGTGCTCACCCTGGCCTGGCCCACCGATGCCGCCCCGCCGCCCCCGGCGGTGCGCGACTGGCTGGACGCGCTGGTGGAATTCATCCAGACCGGCGGCGGCTGGATGGCGCGCACCTCGCGCAAGGGCGATCTGGATGCCCCGCTTGCCGCCGCCGTGGTGCTGCATTGCCAGCGTGCCCTGTCCGACGTGCTGGCCGGGCGCGCCGCCGACCCCCTGGGCCGCCTGCTGGCAGAGCGTATGGACCTGGCCCGGCTGCGCCGCTGCGACGAGGCCCTTGCCGCCGCGCAGGAGGCCCTTTCCCTGAGTCCTAGCCCGGTGAACCCGGCCCTGGTCATGGACTGGCTGGCGACCCGGATGTTTCTGGGCGTCCGCTAG
- a CDS encoding adenylosuccinate synthase produces MSNVVVMGAQWGDEGKGKIVDLLTRKCDVIVRFQGGNNAGHTVLVGDKQYILHLIPSGILHPGKKCLIGNGVVLDPAVFCREVETLRDKDVDVSPARLMISRKAHVIMPYHKALDVARERHKSNESKIGTTGRGIGPCYEDKMSRIGIRAADLGMPELLRAKIEAALLEKNALLAGLYGGEPMTVDAVFDEVMAVAPRVVPHLADVTAEIEAAWAAGQHVMFEGAQGTHLDIDHGTYPFVTSSNTVSGNASAGSGIAPTKLDRIVAIVKAYTTRVGAGPFPTEQLNEAGDYLQQKGHEFGATTGRKRRCGWLDAVVLREAVRLNGPTDIALTKLDVLSGLKELQICTAYEYQGGTITVAPQEQNGMAHVTPVYETMPGWDDDITGCTTWESLPAPTRAYIARIEELTGVRVSLVSVGPERDQTISRGW; encoded by the coding sequence ATGTCAAACGTGGTCGTGATGGGCGCCCAATGGGGCGATGAGGGCAAGGGCAAGATCGTCGATCTGCTGACCCGCAAGTGCGACGTGATCGTGCGCTTCCAGGGCGGCAACAACGCCGGGCACACCGTGCTGGTGGGCGACAAGCAGTACATCCTGCACCTCATTCCCTCGGGCATCCTGCATCCGGGCAAGAAATGTCTCATCGGCAACGGCGTCGTGCTCGACCCCGCCGTGTTCTGCCGCGAGGTGGAAACCCTGCGCGACAAGGACGTGGACGTTTCTCCGGCGCGGCTGATGATCAGCCGCAAGGCCCACGTGATCATGCCCTACCACAAGGCGCTGGACGTGGCCCGCGAGCGCCACAAGTCCAACGAATCCAAGATCGGCACCACGGGCCGGGGCATCGGCCCCTGCTACGAGGACAAGATGTCGCGCATCGGCATCCGTGCCGCCGACCTTGGCATGCCCGAACTTTTGCGCGCCAAGATAGAGGCCGCGCTGCTGGAAAAGAACGCCCTGCTGGCCGGCCTGTACGGCGGCGAACCCATGACCGTGGACGCGGTGTTCGATGAAGTCATGGCCGTGGCCCCGCGCGTGGTGCCCCACCTGGCCGACGTCACCGCCGAGATCGAAGCGGCCTGGGCCGCCGGGCAGCACGTCATGTTCGAAGGTGCCCAGGGCACCCACCTGGACATCGACCACGGCACCTATCCGTTCGTCACCTCGTCCAACACGGTGTCGGGCAACGCTTCCGCGGGCAGCGGCATCGCCCCCACGAAGCTCGACCGCATCGTGGCCATCGTCAAGGCGTACACCACCCGCGTGGGCGCCGGACCCTTCCCCACCGAACAGCTGAACGAGGCGGGCGACTACCTGCAGCAGAAAGGACACGAATTCGGCGCCACCACCGGACGCAAGCGCCGCTGCGGCTGGCTGGACGCCGTGGTGCTGCGCGAGGCCGTGCGCCTGAACGGCCCCACCGACATCGCCCTGACCAAGCTGGACGTGCTGTCCGGCCTGAAGGAACTGCAAATCTGCACCGCCTACGAATACCAGGGCGGCACCATCACCGTGGCCCCGCAGGAGCAGAACGGCATGGCCCACGTCACCCCGGTGTACGAGACCATGCCCGGCTGGGATGACGACATCACCGGCTGCACCACCTGGGAAAGCCTGCCTGCGCCCACCCGTGCCTACATCGCCCGCATCGAGGAACTGACCGGCGTGCGCGTGAGCCTGGTGTCCGTGGGCCCTGAACGCGACCAGACCATCAGCCGGGGCTGGTAG
- a CDS encoding transglycosylase SLT domain-containing protein, translated as MHNPIFTTRERFALFGLAIAQAFLLLLILLPAPHDSDVLRVAAPARERVLTRLSPYGPGFEQELLTAFCARYGYELRWVKADNRDEALRLVADGYADVAVGFGAAGDGNGDGPAASGTSGTSDTSGTSDASDASGTSDASDASGTSGTTGTAPAANGAAGAAGETGETDAAPGVSLAALLTRLATGTDPTPLTDLVTGPAYDHARPVLVRWSEPDLPAPVNAVLHDAGATGTARDGQPGDGLRSALLLTTWDSSEGPAIPGLLPPSGGPSILSGGLSGTLSASLSATLSGGPPADVAAASADAPRQAMVDGDSWRLWQPFMAEPTAGRATGKALSYHWYWRGDDATLAPRLDEFWRERTAPADTLLDDLTERYFGFLPESLGVPENGDYTGASGYADIFDLMDLMNVVAEKLPTHAPAISRAAAQSNIDPLLLSAVIFQESRFETSARSKTGVRGIMQLTQSTALLLKVNRMNPSQSIRGGARYLRMLWDSLDDLDLQPWDRWFFTLAAFNQGPGHLRDAIRLNQDLGGSGRTWRELKDTFPKLARPRYHARTRYGYCRGYEAVAFVESVRYYYYILNGLVALSRPEAEHLAPLLDAVPVRWPAV; from the coding sequence ATGCACAATCCTATCTTCACCACCCGGGAACGCTTCGCGCTGTTCGGCCTTGCCATTGCCCAGGCGTTCCTGCTGCTGCTCATCCTGCTGCCCGCGCCGCATGACTCCGACGTGCTGCGCGTGGCCGCCCCTGCCCGCGAACGGGTGCTGACACGGCTTTCGCCTTACGGCCCCGGCTTCGAACAGGAACTGCTGACCGCCTTCTGCGCCCGCTACGGCTACGAGCTGCGCTGGGTGAAGGCCGACAACCGCGACGAGGCCCTGCGCCTGGTGGCCGACGGCTACGCCGACGTGGCCGTGGGCTTCGGCGCCGCGGGTGATGGCAACGGAGACGGCCCCGCCGCGTCCGGCACATCTGGCACATCCGACACATCTGGCACATCCGACGCATCCGACGCATCTGGCACATCCGACGCATCCGACGCATCTGGCACATCTGGCACCACCGGCACCGCTCCTGCCGCAAACGGGGCGGCGGGTGCTGCTGGCGAAACCGGCGAAACGGACGCCGCGCCCGGCGTCTCGCTGGCCGCGCTGCTGACCCGGCTGGCCACCGGCACAGACCCCACGCCCCTCACCGACCTGGTGACGGGACCAGCCTACGACCACGCCCGTCCGGTGCTGGTGCGCTGGTCCGAACCGGACCTGCCCGCGCCCGTCAATGCCGTGCTGCATGATGCAGGCGCCACCGGAACCGCGCGGGACGGCCAGCCCGGCGACGGACTGCGCTCGGCCCTCTTGCTGACCACCTGGGACTCATCCGAGGGTCCGGCAATTCCTGGGCTGCTGCCGCCTTCCGGCGGTCCGTCCATTCTGTCCGGTGGCCTGTCCGGCACCCTGTCCGCCTCCCTGTCCGCCACCCTGTCCGGCGGCCCCCCCGCGGACGTCGCAGCCGCATCCGCTGATGCCCCCCGCCAGGCTATGGTGGACGGCGATTCGTGGCGGCTGTGGCAGCCTTTCATGGCCGAACCCACGGCGGGCCGGGCCACGGGCAAGGCCCTGTCCTACCACTGGTACTGGCGCGGCGACGACGCCACGCTGGCACCCCGGCTGGACGAATTCTGGCGCGAGCGCACCGCCCCGGCGGATACCCTGCTGGACGACCTGACCGAACGCTATTTCGGCTTTCTGCCGGAATCGCTGGGTGTGCCCGAGAACGGCGACTACACAGGTGCCTCCGGCTACGCGGACATCTTCGACCTGATGGACCTGATGAACGTGGTGGCCGAAAAGCTGCCCACCCACGCCCCCGCCATCAGCCGCGCCGCCGCCCAGAGCAACATCGACCCGTTGCTGCTGTCCGCCGTGATCTTTCAGGAATCGCGCTTCGAGACGTCCGCCCGCAGCAAGACCGGGGTGCGCGGCATCATGCAGCTTACCCAGAGCACGGCCCTGCTGCTGAAGGTCAACCGCATGAACCCCAGCCAGTCCATCCGGGGCGGGGCGCGCTACCTGCGCATGCTGTGGGACAGCCTGGACGACCTTGACCTGCAACCATGGGACCGCTGGTTCTTCACCCTGGCCGCCTTCAACCAGGGGCCGGGCCATCTGCGCGATGCCATCCGGCTGAATCAGGACCTTGGCGGCTCAGGCCGCACCTGGCGCGAACTGAAGGACACCTTTCCCAAACTGGCGCGGCCCCGCTACCACGCCCGCACCCGGTACGGGTACTGTCGTGGCTACGAGGCCGTGGCATTCGTGGAAAGCGTGCGCTACTACTATTACATACTCAACGGGCTAGTCGCCCTCTCGCGGCCGGAAGCTGAGCACCTTGCGCCGCTTCTGGACGCCGTCCCCGTCCGCTGGCCCGCCGTCTAG
- a CDS encoding IMP cyclohydrolase, producing MTSPKPASLKDMYRTLQDDPFPDSLTLTLGDTTLTYRKRTWTIDGERKGLRYGENPDQPAALYELAEGGLTLGGVAFRAAGQGLVSAIAEEHMVQAGKHPGKTNLTDVDNGVNILQYLTARPAAVILKHNNPSGAAWSDAGVADALGKAYNCDRIAAFGGAVVVNRPLDRAAGELIAANYFEVVAAPDFEPGVLELLQTRKNLRILRMPGLGQLENFADAPFLDIKSLTDGGMVIQHSFRNRIRTVADFLPAEATSKDGVTVTARAPSRQEADDLLFAWAVESGVTSNSVIFARGGATVAIGTGEQDRVGCVELAIHKAYTKYADSLAFAAHNCSLYDLKLKAANDPALADSLAAIERRTKDERGGLPGTVLVSDGFFPFRDGVDVAMAQGVAAIAQPGGSMRDHEVIMALNEASPQVAMVFTGQRSFKH from the coding sequence ATGACTTCGCCGAAGCCCGCCAGCCTCAAGGACATGTACCGCACCCTTCAGGACGATCCGTTTCCGGATTCCCTTACCCTGACGCTGGGCGACACCACCCTGACCTACCGCAAACGCACCTGGACCATCGACGGTGAACGCAAGGGCCTGCGCTACGGCGAAAACCCCGATCAGCCCGCCGCCCTGTACGAACTGGCCGAAGGCGGGCTGACCCTTGGCGGCGTGGCCTTTCGCGCCGCCGGGCAGGGTCTTGTCTCGGCCATCGCCGAAGAACACATGGTCCAGGCGGGCAAACACCCCGGCAAGACCAACCTGACCGACGTGGACAACGGGGTGAACATCCTTCAGTACCTGACCGCGCGCCCCGCCGCCGTGATCCTGAAGCACAACAACCCGAGCGGCGCCGCCTGGTCCGATGCGGGCGTGGCTGACGCGCTGGGCAAGGCCTACAACTGCGACAGAATTGCCGCCTTTGGCGGAGCCGTGGTGGTGAACCGTCCGCTGGACCGCGCCGCCGGTGAACTCATCGCCGCCAACTACTTCGAGGTGGTGGCCGCGCCCGACTTCGAACCCGGCGTGCTGGAATTGCTGCAAACCCGCAAGAATCTTCGCATCCTGCGCATGCCCGGCCTGGGCCAGCTTGAAAACTTTGCCGATGCGCCGTTCCTGGACATCAAGAGCCTGACCGACGGCGGCATGGTCATCCAGCATTCGTTCCGCAACCGCATCCGCACCGTGGCCGACTTTCTGCCCGCCGAAGCCACCAGCAAGGACGGCGTTACCGTCACCGCCCGCGCGCCCTCCAGGCAGGAGGCCGACGACCTGCTGTTCGCCTGGGCCGTGGAGTCGGGCGTCACGTCCAACTCGGTGATCTTTGCGCGGGGCGGCGCCACCGTGGCCATCGGCACCGGCGAACAGGACCGCGTGGGCTGCGTGGAACTGGCCATCCACAAGGCCTATACCAAGTACGCAGACTCGCTGGCCTTCGCCGCGCACAACTGCTCGCTGTACGACCTGAAGCTGAAGGCCGCCAATGACCCGGCCCTGGCCGACTCGCTGGCCGCCATCGAACGCCGCACCAAGGACGAACGCGGCGGCCTGCCCGGCACCGTGCTGGTCTCCGATGGGTTCTTCCCCTTCCGCGACGGCGTGGACGTGGCCATGGCACAGGGCGTTGCCGCCATCGCCCAACCCGGCGGCTCCATGCGCGACCACGAAGTGATCATGGCCCTGAACGAGGCCAGCCCGCAGGTGGCCATGGTTTTCACGGGGCAGCGGTCGTTCAAACACTAG
- a CDS encoding ribonuclease catalytic domain-containing protein, with the protein MAAPSGIVRYPGPGCIVEFMQGNRPVTAWVLEEQAGKLRLLLANRRETKLTTNRLLPWSGPVYSGEYGRQQIIDLLELHRQRRDDRETALDPLELWTLAQGEVDRASLEWFAELLWEAPEVDDLAALGRAMLACKTHFKFQPPDFEVYTAEKVDARLAEQEAARQREALVAAGNEFVRILWDVHSRRRTLPLENSPERPAPGIAEQLAELVMTRLADPDDHDSEAVWKQVTKGLPDDPHLALHLAKTWGLVPEHHNFWMDRAGYDPGNTWAAHHADDIAALRAAVESARREPLATPFISIDSATTRDIDDAFHIEARGDGGFRLWLALACPALAWPYGSELDKAVLRRATSIYLPEATHHMLPEELGIGFFSLLAGQDRPALVLTMEVAPDGELQSCVPGGAWVNLAANLTYEACEACLTAVAPPQAAPNPDDDLLAAMLAGDPDADAATPAAAAAPIPLPDNAAVPHAEQLAVADRLARALQSHRIGRGAVIIERDDPKVTLSGEGSATIVDIADQPVTPRSQSIVAEMMILANAGVARWAGENRVALLHRTQDVGIPREYAGVWRAPHEVARVVKALASSLLETSPRPHAGIGVPAYSPVTSPLRRYPDLINETQVLHTLATGQGRWTREELDAMLPLLNARLDAAGQVQRFRPRYWKLLHFRQKGDKTWWHAVVTEENDAFVTVSLPREQLFLRGRRSTFGDKVNPGQHFRVRVGKIHPLNNEIQILDAEEE; encoded by the coding sequence ATGGCGGCACCATCCGGCATCGTGCGCTACCCCGGCCCGGGGTGCATCGTTGAATTCATGCAGGGCAACCGCCCGGTAACGGCCTGGGTGCTCGAAGAACAGGCAGGCAAGCTGCGCCTGCTGCTCGCCAACCGCCGCGAAACCAAGCTCACCACCAACCGCCTGCTGCCCTGGTCCGGCCCGGTCTACTCCGGCGAATACGGCCGCCAGCAGATCATCGACCTGCTGGAACTGCACCGCCAGCGCCGCGACGACCGCGAAACCGCGCTCGACCCGCTGGAACTCTGGACCCTGGCCCAGGGCGAGGTGGACCGCGCCTCGCTGGAATGGTTCGCGGAACTGCTCTGGGAAGCCCCGGAAGTGGACGACCTGGCCGCCCTTGGCCGCGCCATGCTGGCCTGCAAGACCCACTTCAAGTTCCAGCCGCCCGACTTCGAGGTGTACACCGCCGAAAAGGTGGACGCCCGACTGGCCGAGCAGGAAGCCGCCCGCCAGCGCGAAGCCCTGGTGGCCGCAGGCAACGAATTCGTGCGCATCCTGTGGGACGTGCACTCGCGCCGCCGCACCCTGCCCCTGGAAAATTCGCCGGAACGCCCGGCCCCGGGCATCGCCGAACAACTGGCCGAACTGGTCATGACCCGACTGGCCGACCCGGACGACCACGACTCCGAGGCGGTCTGGAAACAGGTGACCAAGGGCCTGCCCGACGACCCGCATCTGGCCCTGCATCTGGCCAAGACCTGGGGGCTGGTGCCGGAGCACCACAACTTCTGGATGGACCGCGCGGGCTACGACCCCGGCAACACCTGGGCCGCCCACCACGCGGACGACATCGCCGCGCTGCGCGCAGCCGTGGAATCCGCCCGGCGCGAACCGCTGGCCACGCCGTTCATCTCCATAGATTCCGCCACCACCCGCGACATCGACGACGCCTTTCATATCGAGGCGCGCGGCGACGGGGGCTTTCGCCTGTGGCTGGCCCTGGCCTGCCCGGCCCTGGCCTGGCCCTACGGCAGCGAACTGGACAAGGCCGTGCTGCGCCGCGCCACCAGCATCTACCTGCCGGAAGCCACCCACCACATGCTGCCCGAAGAACTGGGCATCGGCTTCTTCAGCCTGCTGGCCGGTCAGGACCGCCCCGCGCTGGTACTGACCATGGAAGTGGCCCCGGACGGCGAACTGCAATCCTGCGTGCCCGGCGGCGCGTGGGTGAACCTGGCCGCCAACCTCACTTACGAGGCCTGCGAGGCCTGCCTGACCGCCGTGGCCCCGCCGCAGGCCGCCCCGAACCCGGACGACGACCTGCTGGCGGCCATGCTGGCGGGCGACCCCGATGCGGATGCCGCGACCCCGGCTGCCGCTGCCGCGCCCATTCCCCTGCCGGACAACGCGGCGGTCCCGCATGCCGAGCAACTGGCCGTGGCCGACAGACTGGCCCGCGCCCTGCAATCCCATCGCATCGGGCGCGGGGCGGTGATCATCGAACGCGACGATCCGAAAGTGACGTTATCCGGCGAAGGCTCCGCCACCATCGTGGACATCGCGGACCAGCCGGTCACCCCCCGCAGCCAGTCCATCGTGGCGGAGATGATGATCCTCGCCAACGCCGGGGTGGCCCGCTGGGCCGGTGAAAACCGCGTGGCCCTGCTGCACCGCACCCAGGACGTGGGCATTCCCCGCGAATACGCCGGGGTGTGGCGCGCCCCGCACGAGGTGGCGCGGGTGGTCAAGGCCCTGGCCTCATCGCTGCTGGAAACCTCGCCCCGGCCCCATGCGGGCATCGGGGTGCCCGCGTACAGCCCGGTCACCTCGCCGCTGCGCCGCTACCCCGACCTGATCAACGAAACCCAGGTGCTGCACACGCTGGCCACCGGGCAGGGCCGCTGGACCCGCGAGGAACTGGACGCCATGCTGCCCCTGCTGAACGCCCGGCTGGACGCGGCGGGGCAGGTGCAGCGGTTTCGCCCGCGCTACTGGAAGCTGCTGCATTTTCGCCAGAAGGGCGACAAGACCTGGTGGCACGCCGTGGTCACGGAAGAGAACGACGCCTTCGTCACCGTCAGTCTGCCGCGCGAACAACTGTTTTTGCGGGGGCGGCGCTCTACCTTTGGCGACAAGGTGAACCCTGGCCAGCACTTCCGGGTGCGGGTGGGCAAGATCCATCCGCTGAACAACGAAATCCAGATACTGGACGCGGAAGAAGAGTGA
- the plsY gene encoding glycerol-3-phosphate 1-O-acyltransferase PlsY yields MGNLLWIAIAYVMGSIPFGLVFARTFCGVDPRTGGSRNVGATNVARLCGTKWGVATLLCDALKGALPVAIAMSFSNSAFFHSLTALAALIGHLHSCFLGFKGGKAVATTVGVFIPLAFGQLVLSGIACLLVIWRSGFVSLGSLTLVTALPVFLLLYGKWKLLPLALVVMALVYWSHRENIGRLARGEEKPWQKKHHDAAPTGCTADADAADAAPESDGQAPCGCGCAAHGEPGATPEK; encoded by the coding sequence ATGGGTAACCTGCTTTGGATCGCCATTGCCTACGTCATGGGCTCCATCCCCTTCGGGCTGGTGTTCGCCCGCACCTTCTGCGGGGTGGACCCGCGCACCGGCGGCAGCCGCAACGTGGGCGCCACCAACGTGGCCCGGCTGTGCGGCACCAAATGGGGCGTGGCCACCCTGCTGTGCGACGCGCTGAAAGGCGCGCTGCCCGTGGCCATCGCCATGTCCTTCAGCAATTCCGCCTTCTTCCACAGCCTGACGGCGCTGGCCGCCCTGATCGGGCATCTGCACTCCTGCTTCCTGGGCTTCAAGGGGGGCAAGGCCGTGGCGACCACGGTGGGCGTGTTCATTCCGCTGGCCTTCGGGCAACTGGTGCTGTCGGGCATTGCCTGCCTGCTGGTGATCTGGCGTTCCGGCTTCGTCTCGCTGGGTTCGCTGACCCTGGTCACGGCCCTGCCCGTGTTCCTGCTGCTGTACGGCAAGTGGAAGCTGCTGCCGCTGGCGCTGGTGGTCATGGCGCTGGTGTACTGGAGCCACCGCGAAAACATCGGGCGGCTGGCACGCGGCGAGGAAAAGCCCTGGCAGAAGAAGCACCACGACGCGGCGCCCACCGGCTGCACCGCTGACGCCGATGCCGCCGATGCCGCCCCCGAGTCAGACGGGCAGGCCCCCTGCGGGTGCGGCTGCGCCGCGCACGGCGAACCCGGCGCCACGCCGGAAAAGTAG